In the Raineyella fluvialis genome, GTCTGAGGTGCTGGCCTGGCTCGCCGTCGTGGCGGGTCTCGCTGTGGTGGCAGGAACCTCGATGAGCATCATCGGGGCCCTCGTCGTTCCGCGGCGCGTCGATTCGTGGGTGACCGCGGTCCTCGACACGTCGATCGACCGCGCCTTCCTGCTGGCACTGCGCCCCATCGCCTCGTTCGACCGACGCGACCGGATCCTCGGCTGGCAGGCGCCCCTGACGCTCGTGGTCCGCCTGACGCTCTGGATGGGGATGCTCGTTGTCGGCTACGCGCTGGTGATGCTTCCCGATACCGGCGGGAACTTCGGGGCCGCACTCCAGGACGCCGGGTCATCGGTGTTCACGCTCGGCTTCGCCGTCCCGCACGGCGGCGGGGGACAGTTCACCGCCTACCTCGCGGGCTTCACCGGCATGGCCGTCATCGGCCTCCAGATCGGCTACCTGCCAACGGTGTACGCGGCCTTCAACCGGCGCGAGACGGAGGTCAGCCTCCTCGTCGCGCGGGCAGGGGCCCCCGCCTGGGGGCCCGAGATCCTGCTGCGTACGCACTGGGGGACTGGCACCAGCGACTCCGGACCCGTCCTCAGCGACCTCTTCGTACGCTGGGAACGCTGGACCGCCGAGGTTGCCGAATCGCACAACACGTACCCGACTCTGCTGCGTCTGCGGTCGCCGAGGACCAACTCCCACTGGCTGACCTCGCTGATCGCCGTCATGGACGCCGCCGCCCTGCACCTCGCGCTGGCTCCGCACTCGGACCCCAAGATCACGGCACGCCTGATGCTGCGCATGGGCTTCGAAACCCTGAACGAGATGGCCAAGGCCTCGAAATTGGCCGTCCCGGACCTCGCCCGCTTGGCCACCCACCCGCTGCCCATCTCGGTGACCTTCGAAGAATTCTCCCAAGCGGCGGCATCCCTGCGCTCGGTCGGCTATCCGGTGACCGAGACCGACGAGGATGCCTGGCCCCACTTCACCGGTTGGCGCCAGAACTACGACCGGGCCGCCCTCGCACTGTGCCGCGAACTCGACGCCCCGCCGGCCTTGTGGACCGGGCCCCGCCGGTGGCCGTCTGAGCCGACAGCTCCGCAGCGCCCCAGCCCGGGCAGGAAGCGCGCCCAGGACTGAGGTGCAACCTCCCGACCTCGCCGCGGACGTTGCTTGGTTCCCGCGGATACCCCGGTATCCGCGGGAAAGGACCAAGGTCCGCGGCAGTGCGAGATCACCGCGGTGTTGACCGTCGCAGACAGCCTCACGCTCCGTTATCCGGATCACAGGCCCGTGTCCGTACGATCCAGGCATGGGTGAACCCGCAGTCAAGGGAAAGCGCCGGTGGGTGCGGTGGGTCCTCTGGATGGCGCTCGTACTCGTTCTCGTCCTCAGCGGCTACATCGGATACGTGGCGACCCAGACTGCGCAGCCGGTCACGCTGCCCGTTCCGACCGGCTCCTACACAGTCGGTCGGACCCTCGTCGAATGGACCGGTAGCACCCGTACCGATCCGCTCGCCCCGCGACCGGGTGAGCCACGGGAGCTGTCGGTCTGGCTGTGGTACCCGGGTGTCCCCGGCCCCGGCGCGCAGCAGGCGGCCTATACCCCGGGCGCTTGGGCGGGATTGCATCTGAGCGGTCCGGCCGGTCTTGGCGAAACCAGCTTCGCGGACATTCACGTCCACTCATACGCCGACGTCCCGGTCGCCGAGGGCAGTTTCCCCATTGTCGTGCTGGAACCGGGCATGGGCCTGGCAGCCGCCCAATACACGACGCTCGCGGAAGACCTGGCCAGCCATGGCTACCTGGTCGCCGGCGTCACCCCTACCTACAGTGCGAACCTCACCGTCCTCAACGGACAGACGATATCGGCAACAGAGGCCGGTAAACCACGGGCGACCGACACCGCGAACGAGCACGCGGGCGAAGCCCAGGCCTCGGGCGATCGGCTCGTCGCCATCTGGGCCGCCGACGACCAGTTCG is a window encoding:
- a CDS encoding alpha/beta hydrolase family protein, producing the protein MGEPAVKGKRRWVRWVLWMALVLVLVLSGYIGYVATQTAQPVTLPVPTGSYTVGRTLVEWTGSTRTDPLAPRPGEPRELSVWLWYPGVPGPGAQQAAYTPGAWAGLHLSGPAGLGETSFADIHVHSYADVPVAEGSFPIVVLEPGMGLAAAQYTTLAEDLASHGYLVAGVTPTYSANLTVLNGQTISATEAGKPRATDTANEHAGEAQASGDRLVAIWAADDQFAATQLAALNASGRFAGHINASTIVYAGHSFGGAAALEACRTDPHCVGAADLDGTQYGAVVHTGLAKPMMLIGSQNSCITGTCRPADDGEQASRDTAQTLLAASTGEAWCYQIRGTEHFSFSDYGSYYLAAPIRSQVPLGPINGTKALTITNAYLSAFVDHVSQGQPEPLLTGHSPYPQVDVQHTETVRLTVCRGPV